In the genome of Campylobacter avium LMG 24591, the window TGATGTTTGCCTTTGAGTGTATCTTGATTGTAAATCAAAGCGTTAGAAGCTACGAACAGGCTTTTAATCAAGATTACAACATAATAATAGCAAGCACAAAAGAATTAAGCAAAGAAAACTTAAGCTCCACTGTGCCACAAATTTTTTCACTAAAACAAATCGAAGTAAAGGATTTGCTAAAAAAATTACAAAATGACATTTCCGCTTCGAATTTTGAGGCACTTGAAAAATCTTTGCCCAAATTTTACAGCATAAAACTTGATTATTTGCCAAATCAAGACGAGCTAGACCTTATAAAAACCAAGCTATCAACAAGTCCAAATATAACAAAGGTGGAAGTCTTTGCAAAAACCTATGATAATGTATATACCTTACTTGATTTGATTAAGTCTATTTTGTGGATATTTTTATTTATTATTATCATTTTAAGCTTGGTTTTGTTTTTAAAACAAATGCGACTTTGGCTTTATGAGCATAAGCAAAGGATTGAGATTATGTGCTTGTTTGGCGCGCCTTTTTGGTTTCGCTCGCTAATACTTTATAAGATAGTCTTGTTTGACTGCATTATCTCAGCCTTATTTTTGTTCGTATTTTTTGAGTATGTTTGCTCTCTTGATTTTATAAAAGATGTTCTTTTGAGCATAAATGTACAAAGTGCTGATATAAATTTCTTACTTCACATTAGCATAATATTTACAGCCACAGTTTTTGTATCCTTGCTATGCGTGAATTCAGTTATGTTTAGAGTAAAAAAATGAGAATATTTTTTCTTGTTTTTTTGTTTGTATTTGCACTGTGTGCAAATGATGAGCTAAATAAAGATTTAAAAGAAAACGAAAGAATTCAAAAACAGCTTAACAAAAAGCTTGAGGAATTGGCTCAAGACATAGTAAAAGGAGAGCAAAATTTAAAGCAAATCGCAAGTCAAATTCAAAGTCTAAGCACTAAAAGTACAGAGCTTAAAGCAACCGTAGACAAACAAAGCAAAGAACTTGATACGCTAAATTCGCAAAATCAAAGTTTATTAAAAGATAAAAATGAAATGGAAAACAAGCTTATAAGTCTTATAGCTAAGGATTTTTCGCTTGATTTGGCTATTCCAAGTGGTTATTTAGAAAGCGAGGAAAGCCTTATAATATTTGAGGTTTTAAATAATTTAGACCTTGTTTTAAAGGATGAATTTTACAAGCTTTCAAAGGATTATGAGCAAATTTCAAAACTCATTAGCCAAAAACAAGGTCAAATTGATAAAATAAATGCAAATTTAAATAATTACAAAGAGCAGCTAAGCTCGCTTGAAAGCCTTAAACAAAGGCAAATAAACGAGATTAAAGAGCAAAAAAGCAATAGGGTTATTTACAATAAAAGATTAAGTGATTTGCAAAAAAGGCAAGAGGAGCTAAGAAAGACCTTAGAGGACTTGCAAATCACCTCAAAGCCGCCCGCAAAGGCAAATCAAAATGTAAGACAACTAGGCTCAAGCTACCAAGGCAGCAAGGTTAAAAAATATAGCGGTAGAAAAACAATAGCCCCGCTTGATTCTTTTACTGTAAAACAAAAATTTGGAAATTTCATAGACCCAATTTACAATATAAAGCTTTTTAATGAAAATGTAATCTTAAAAAGCAATACAAAAAATGCCACAGTAAAAAGCGTTCTAGCAGGCAAAATAGTATTTGCAAAAGAAACAAATTTATTACAAAAAGTTGTAATCGTGGAGCATAGCAACTCCCTACACACCATATACGCACATCTAGATAAAATTTCACCCACCATAAAAACAGGCAAAAATGTCAAAAAAGGAGAGGTTTTAGGCAGGGTTAAAGATGATTTAAGCTTTGAGGTTACTCAAGAAAAATTTCACATAAATCCCTTAGAATTAATCAGTCTAAATTAGTTCGTTATTAAGCCTTTTAGAGTATAATTGCAAGACTTAAGGAGAGATAATGGATACACAAAAAAGAGTTTTAATCAAATTCTCAGGCGAAGCCTTAGCTGGACAAAACGGCTTTGGAATAGAAAACTCGGTATTAAAATACATAGCTTCAGAAATCAAAAAATTAATCTCAAACGATATAGAAGTTGGCATAGTAATTGGCGGTGGTAATATAATAAGAGGCGTTTCAGCGGCTAGAGATGGCCTTATAAAAAGAACAAGCGGCGATCATATGGGCATGCTAGCAACTGTAATCAATGCCATAGCCATGCAAGAGGCACTGGAAAGCTCGGGTCTTGATGTTAGGGTTCAAAGTGCCATACAAATGGAAGCCTTTTGCGAAACTTACATCATGAGAAGAGCGCAAAGACATCTTGACAAAAAAAGGGTTGTCATCTTTGCAGCAGGAACCGGAAATCCGTATTTCACCACGGACACCACGGCTATTTTAAGGGCTATAGAAATTCAAGCTCAAGTAATCATAAAGGCTACAAAGGTAAATGGGGTTTATGATAAAGACCCGCATAAATTTGAGGACGCTAAATTCTTAAGCACTCTAAGCTATGATGAAGCTATGAAAGATGAAATAAAAGTTATGGACAATACAGCCATAGCCTTAGCTAAGGATAATAAACTTCCAATTATAGTGTGCAATATGTTCGAGGAAGGAAATTTATTAAAGATAATTCAAGGTGATTACAGCACCTGTTCTGTTGTAAAATAAAGGAGATAAAATGACAAATATGGAAGAAATAGTAGCACAAGCACTCGCCAAGGTAGACAATGACAGATACAAGCTATCTTTAGTCGTGGCAAAAAGAGCTGAGGAGCTTGCAAACGGTGCTGCACCAAAGGTTAATCTTGATAAAAACAAGGTAAAATGTGCTGACATAGCACTTATTGAAATAGCACAAGATAAATTGCAAATACTAGAGAACAAAGTTGAACATTACAAATGAAAATCTTACACTAGATAGTCTAGTTGAGAGTATAAAAAGCTGTGTAGATGTGCAAAGAGCTAAGGAGATACTATTTTCGGTATGTCCGCCAAACGATAGGATAAAAAGTGCGGTTGATTTTTGCATAAAGGCACATGAGGGGCAGTTTAGAAAATCAGGCCCTGCTTATGCTACTCATCCTATCTTAGTTTCATCCTTGGTAGCATTTTTAAGCAATGAAGAAGCTATGATTATAGCGGCTTTATTGCACGATGTTATAGAGGATACGCCGTATTCCCAAGAGGAGCTTAAAAAAGAATTTGGGCAAGAGGTTACAAGACTAGTTCTAGGCCTTACAAAAATTACCGAAATAAGAGAGGATAAATTCAACTCAAAAGCCGATAAAAACGCTACAAAATCGGCATTAAGTTTTAGAAACATGCTCTTAGCAAGCATTAGCGATGTGAGTGTGCTAGTTATCAAGCTTTGTGATAGACTTCATAATATGCTAAGCCTTGAAAGCTTAAGAGAGGACAAGCAAAGAAGAATTAGCGAGGAAACCCTTGTTGTGTATGCTCCTATAGCACATAGACTTGGAATTTCGAGCATAAAAAACTACCTTGAGGACTTAAGCTTTAAGTATTTATTGCCAGATGAGTATCAACAAATAGACAGATACATAAACTCAAATGACCAAAAAATGCAAATCGCACTTAATGAGTTCATATCTAAGGTTGAACTACTTTTTGCCCAAAACCGCTTTAGGCCTAATTCCTTTGAAATTCACAAAAGAGTAAAACACAGCTACTCCGTGTATCTAAAAATGCAAAGAAAGGGCATAGGCATAGAGGAAGTGCTTGACTTGCTAGGCATTAGAATTTTAGTTGAAAACACCCTTGCTTGTTACGCAGCTTTGGGAATTTTGCATACAAATTTTAATCCTTTGGTAGCTAGATTTAAAGATTATATAGCCTTGCCTAAGCAAAATGGCTATCAAACACTGCATACAACTTTATTTGATACAAAAAATATCATAGAAACCCAAATCAGAACCTTTGATATGCATAAAATTGCAGAATTTGGCATAGCAGCACATTGGAAATACAAGGAAGGTATGCATGTTAGCAAACCTAAGCTTGATTGGCTAAATGATATTTCTATGCAAAGTGCAAATCAGATTGTAAATCCTGATAGTTACAGTGCTGTGGAGCTTTACGAGTATGCAAAAGATAGCTTATATACAGAGGATATTGCTGTTTATTCTCCTAAGGGTGAGATTTTTACACTGCCTAGGGGCGCGACTGTTATTGATTTTGCTTATGAGGTGCATACTAAGATAGGACTACATGCTGAAAGTGCTTATGTAAACCGCGTAAAAGTCCCGCTTTTAACAGAGCTTAAAAATGGAGATATAGTAAGGATAGTAACCTCAAACGAGAGATTTTATAGGTGTTCGTGGATTGATAGTGTTAAAACGGGCAAGGCTAAGGTTGCCATGAAAGAATTTTGCAAGCAAAAAATAAGAGAGATAAATTTGCAAAATGCTATAAATATCCTATCTTTTGTGTTTGATAAAAGTAGCGATGAAATATCTCAGTGGATAGAAAAAGAAAATTTAAGCAAAAAAATACGCAAACTATGCACAGATGAAACATATTTTAAAGATGTGGTAGCAAATTTAAAAAAATACGCTAAAAAATCTTACTTTTTTGAAAAATACGACATAAAAGAACAAGTATTTGACAATATAAGCTCTTATAGTAATCACAAAATTTCAAATTTATCTTTTGACTTTTGCTGCAGACCAAAAAGGGGCGATGAAATCGTGGGCTTTATAAACTCATCAAATGTAGTAATTCATAACAAATTATGCCACAAGGCTGAAAAACTCTTAAACGAAAAAAAGGCCATGGTTTTTGTAAAATGGAATAGCAAAAGCTCCAAAAACTACAAAATCATCTTCACCCTTGATAACAAAAAAGGTGCTTTGGCTGAATTTTTAACCTCTTTATCAAGAATGCAAGCAAATTTAATATCTATAAATCTTTCGGATTCTAACACAAACAATGATTTTTTCGAAGCAAAGATAGAATTTCCTGAAAATGCTAAGATAAATTTAATCAAAGAAAGATTGCTTTCAACTTATAAAATCATAGAATTTGCGTCCTTAAACGACGCATATAATCAATAAGGCTTAAAATGGACATAAAAGAAATTTTACAAGATATAAAAAAAGGCTGCGCTGAAATAATAGGCGAACAAAGGCTTGAGGAGCTCATTAAAAATTTCTACGAAAAGAAAGAAGTTTTTTTCGTAAAAGCAGGCTTTGACCCAACTGCTCCTGATTTGCACTTAGGACATAGCGTTGTTTTAAATAAAATGGCACTGCTTCAAAAGCACGGGGCTATTGTGCAATTTTTAATAGGCGATTTCACGGCTACAATTGGAGACCCAAGCGGAAAAAGTGCGACCAGAAAACCGCTAAGCAGAGATGAGGTTTTAAAAAATGCCAAAACTTACGAGGAGCAAGTTTTCAAAATTTTAGATAAAGAAAAAACACAGCTTTGCTTTAACTCAAAATGGCTAAACGAGCTAGGAGCAGCTGGCATGATACAGCTTAGTGCACAGTTTAGCGTAGCAAGAATGTTAGAAAGAGATGATTTCGAGAAAAGATTTAAGTCCCAAAATCCTATATCCATTTGCGAATTTTTATATCCCTTGCTTCAAGGCTATGATAGCGTGGCACTTAAAAGCGATATAGAAATGGGCGGCACCGATCAAAAATTTAATCTCTTAATGGGCAGACAGCTACAAAGAACTTACGGTCTTAACAAGGAACAAACTGTGATTATGATGCCCTTGCTTGTAGGTCTTGATGGAAGTGCTAAAATGAGTAAAAGTTTGGGAAATTACATAGGCATAACAGATAAGGCAAATGATATGTATGCTAAAATACTTAGCATAAGTGACGAATTAATGCTTGATTATTACGAGCTTTTAAGCGATATAAGCTTTGCAAAATTACAAGCCTTAAAAGATGAGCTAAAAAACAACCTTTTACACCCTAAAAAGGCGAAAGAAAATTTAGCACTAGAACTTGTAGCTAGGTTTCACTCCAAGGATGAGGCCTTAAATGCTAAACTTGAATTTGATAGGGTGCATAGCACTAATGAACTGCCTAGCGAGATTGAAAGCTTTGAGTGCGAAGGTGAAATTTGGATAGCTAAGGCTTTAACGCTTTGCAAGCTACACGAATCCACTTCACAAGCAAGAAGAGATATAAAAGCTAGGGCAATAAGCGTAAATTCGCAAAAAATAGACGATGAACAAATGCAACTTAAGCAAGGTGAATACATCTTGCAAGTTGGTAAAAGAAAATTTGCTAAATTAAGGGTAAGATAATGACTTTACATTCTTTACAAATAGGCAAACACCGCATAAAATATCCTATATTTCAAGGAGGAATGGGGCTTGGTATAAGTTGGGATAGACTAGCTTCGGCTGTATCTTTAAATGGCGGACTTGGGATAATCTCCTCTGTTGGTACCGGTTATTACGAAAATAGAACGCATATCAAAAAAGAACTAAATTTAAAGCCATATGGAAGTAATAATTTCTACTCAAGAGAGGGACTACAAGCAGTTATAAACAACGCTAGAAAGGTATGTGGCGACGCACCTTTGGGCTGTAATATTTTATGTGCTAGCAATGATTATGCCAGGATAGCAAGAGATGCTTGCGAGGTAGGCTTTAATGTCATAGTTTCTGGTGCTGGGCTTCCTACAAATTTACCTGAATTTACGGCTGAATTTCCAGATGTGGCCTTAGTGCCGATAGTCTCATCAGCTAGAGCTTTAAAAATGATTTGTAAAAGATGGCAAAGCAGATACAAAAGACTTCCTGATGCCGTTGTGGTTGAGGGACCAAAAAGCGGTGGACATCAAGGCTTTACTTATGAACAGTGCCTTGATCCTGAATATCAACTAGAAAAGATAGTGCCAAAGGTGGCCGAGGAAGCTAAAAATTGGGGTGATTTTCCTATAATCGCAGCTGGTGGAATTTGGGATAAAAAGGATATTGAAAATATCATAAGCTTGGGTGCAAACGGCGTTCAAATGGGAACTAGGTTTATAGGAACTGTTGAGTGTGACGCAAGTGATGAATTTAAAGAGGTGTTGCTAGCTTGTAAAGAAGAAGATATCGAGCTTATACATTCTCCGGTGGGCTATCCTGCAAGAGGCATTAGAACAAATCTTTTAAATTTGGTTGATAAAAGAATGGGACCTAAAATAAACTGCATAAGCAACTGCGTAGCACCATGCCAAAGAGGTAAGGAAGCTAGCATAGTTGGATACTGCATAGCTGATAGGCTTTATGATGCTTATAGCGGCAAAAAGGATACGGGCTTGTTTTTTACCGGTGCAAATGGATACCGCTTGCAAAAAATAATAACAGTAAAAGAGCTAATGGATAAGCTTGTAAATGGCGAAGATACTTAAATTTACAATCTTTTTTGCTCTTTTTTTTACAAGCTTTGCAAATTCAAACAATCTTTTTGTGCTTGATTCTAAAAAACTAAAAGACGGTGTAGAGCTTAGACTAAGTGATGATTTGAGCGAAAAAGAGTTAAAAATTTCGGAGCTAAAAGAAAAGGATAATTATAGAAAAATTATAGATTTTAAGGCTTCGCTAGATGGGGGTAGAAAAAACTACGATTTTTATGATGTAAAAATTAGTATAGCGCAGTTTAACCCGCAAACAACAAGGATTGTATTAAGCTCAAAAGATGAGCTGAAAAGCGAAATTAACATAAAGCAAAAAAGCTTAGAATTTAGCTTTGATAGCCTTAAAACCAAAGCTCAAAAAAAAGAAAAACCTACTCAAACAAATAATCAAATTTACATACTAAAAAGCTTAAAAGAAGATAAGGGCATAAGGCTTATCCTAAGTGATGAAATTAGTAAAAAAGACATAGATGATTATCTTATGAAAGATAAGGATGTGTATAGATTGGTGCTAAATTTTAAGGCCGTGCTTGAGGGCTCTAGAAAGAATTTTACCTTTGATAAAAACAATAACATAAGCCTAACTCAATACACCCCAAAAATAGCTAGAATAGTGCTAAATTCAAACAAAAAAATAGAAGCTGATATACAAATAGAGGGTAAAGAACTTTTTATAGGTTTTGACAAGCTAAATTTAAATACAAATTCAGCTAAGAGTGCAAAAACTAATACCAAAACAACTATAGCAAAAGAGGAAAAAGAGACAAAAAAACAAGTAATCACAGGAAATAAAATAGTAGTAATAGACCCTGGACACGGCGGCAAAGACGGCGGTGCGATAGGAGATAATGGCAAACTTTTGGAAAAAAATATAGTACTGAGCCTATCTTTAAAAATAGGGCAAGAGCTTAAGAAAAGAGGCTACAAGGTGTATTACACTAGAACAAAGGATAGGTTTATAAATTTAAGAGATAGAACAAAAATAGCCAATGAAAAAAGAGCGAGTATGTTCATCTCCATTCACGCCAATGCCTCGCCCAACAAAAAAAGAGCCTCATCCATGCAAGGCATTGAGACATTTTTCTTAAGCCCGGCGCGTTCTGAACGCAGCAAAGAAGTGGCAGAAAAAGAAAATAAATCAGACTTAGAAGAAGCAAATTATTTCTCAAAACAAAATTTCTTGCATTCTTTAAGCAGAGAAAAGATTATCGCCTCAAACCGCTTAGCAATAGACATACAAAAATACACTCTAAGTTCCGTTAGAAAAAGATACAAGGTAGAGGATGGCGGTGTAAGAGAGGCGCCATTTTGGGTGCTAGTTGGCGCACAAGATATGCCAGCTGTTTTGGTTGAAATTGGCTACATAACGCATCCAAGCGAGGGCAAAAGACTAGCTACTAAGGCGTATCAGGATTTAGTAGCTGAGGGCATAGCAAATGGGATACAAAACTATTTTTATAATAATCAATGAAAAAAGCTAATATAGAAATCAAAGAAAAAACGGTTTTTTCAAAAGACTTTGATGATATATATTTTGACGCCAAAGCTGGCATTGAAGAAAGTGAGTTTGTGTATATAAACGCACTTGATTTTGATAAAGAAAGCTATGTGGTGGCTGAACTTGGCTTTGGCATAGGTCTTAATTTCTTTTTAAGCTTAGAAAAATTTAAGCAGCAAAACAAATGCAAAAGACTTTTTTATCTAAGCTTAGAAGCCTTTTACATAGGTGCTGACGAGCTTTTAAAGATTTACAAAAGACTTGGCTTTTATGATAGATTTAAGGATGATTTGA includes:
- the tyrS gene encoding tyrosine--tRNA ligase → MDIKEILQDIKKGCAEIIGEQRLEELIKNFYEKKEVFFVKAGFDPTAPDLHLGHSVVLNKMALLQKHGAIVQFLIGDFTATIGDPSGKSATRKPLSRDEVLKNAKTYEEQVFKILDKEKTQLCFNSKWLNELGAAGMIQLSAQFSVARMLERDDFEKRFKSQNPISICEFLYPLLQGYDSVALKSDIEMGGTDQKFNLLMGRQLQRTYGLNKEQTVIMMPLLVGLDGSAKMSKSLGNYIGITDKANDMYAKILSISDELMLDYYELLSDISFAKLQALKDELKNNLLHPKKAKENLALELVARFHSKDEALNAKLEFDRVHSTNELPSEIESFECEGEIWIAKALTLCKLHESTSQARRDIKARAISVNSQKIDDEQMQLKQGEYILQVGKRKFAKLRVR
- a CDS encoding murein hydrolase activator EnvC family protein; this encodes MRIFFLVFLFVFALCANDELNKDLKENERIQKQLNKKLEELAQDIVKGEQNLKQIASQIQSLSTKSTELKATVDKQSKELDTLNSQNQSLLKDKNEMENKLISLIAKDFSLDLAIPSGYLESEESLIIFEVLNNLDLVLKDEFYKLSKDYEQISKLISQKQGQIDKINANLNNYKEQLSSLESLKQRQINEIKEQKSNRVIYNKRLSDLQKRQEELRKTLEDLQITSKPPAKANQNVRQLGSSYQGSKVKKYSGRKTIAPLDSFTVKQKFGNFIDPIYNIKLFNENVILKSNTKNATVKSVLAGKIVFAKETNLLQKVVIVEHSNSLHTIYAHLDKISPTIKTGKNVKKGEVLGRVKDDLSFEVTQEKFHINPLELISLN
- the pyrH gene encoding UMP kinase, translating into MDTQKRVLIKFSGEALAGQNGFGIENSVLKYIASEIKKLISNDIEVGIVIGGGNIIRGVSAARDGLIKRTSGDHMGMLATVINAIAMQEALESSGLDVRVQSAIQMEAFCETYIMRRAQRHLDKKRVVIFAAGTGNPYFTTDTTAILRAIEIQAQVIIKATKVNGVYDKDPHKFEDAKFLSTLSYDEAMKDEIKVMDNTAIALAKDNKLPIIVCNMFEEGNLLKIIQGDYSTCSVVK
- a CDS encoding DNA-directed RNA polymerase subunit omega; protein product: MTNMEEIVAQALAKVDNDRYKLSLVVAKRAEELANGAAPKVNLDKNKVKCADIALIEIAQDKLQILENKVEHYK
- a CDS encoding nitronate monooxygenase, which translates into the protein MTLHSLQIGKHRIKYPIFQGGMGLGISWDRLASAVSLNGGLGIISSVGTGYYENRTHIKKELNLKPYGSNNFYSREGLQAVINNARKVCGDAPLGCNILCASNDYARIARDACEVGFNVIVSGAGLPTNLPEFTAEFPDVALVPIVSSARALKMICKRWQSRYKRLPDAVVVEGPKSGGHQGFTYEQCLDPEYQLEKIVPKVAEEAKNWGDFPIIAAGGIWDKKDIENIISLGANGVQMGTRFIGTVECDASDEFKEVLLACKEEDIELIHSPVGYPARGIRTNLLNLVDKRMGPKINCISNCVAPCQRGKEASIVGYCIADRLYDAYSGKKDTGLFFTGANGYRLQKIITVKELMDKLVNGEDT
- a CDS encoding RelA/SpoT family protein, producing the protein MNITNENLTLDSLVESIKSCVDVQRAKEILFSVCPPNDRIKSAVDFCIKAHEGQFRKSGPAYATHPILVSSLVAFLSNEEAMIIAALLHDVIEDTPYSQEELKKEFGQEVTRLVLGLTKITEIREDKFNSKADKNATKSALSFRNMLLASISDVSVLVIKLCDRLHNMLSLESLREDKQRRISEETLVVYAPIAHRLGISSIKNYLEDLSFKYLLPDEYQQIDRYINSNDQKMQIALNEFISKVELLFAQNRFRPNSFEIHKRVKHSYSVYLKMQRKGIGIEEVLDLLGIRILVENTLACYAALGILHTNFNPLVARFKDYIALPKQNGYQTLHTTLFDTKNIIETQIRTFDMHKIAEFGIAAHWKYKEGMHVSKPKLDWLNDISMQSANQIVNPDSYSAVELYEYAKDSLYTEDIAVYSPKGEIFTLPRGATVIDFAYEVHTKIGLHAESAYVNRVKVPLLTELKNGDIVRIVTSNERFYRCSWIDSVKTGKAKVAMKEFCKQKIREINLQNAINILSFVFDKSSDEISQWIEKENLSKKIRKLCTDETYFKDVVANLKKYAKKSYFFEKYDIKEQVFDNISSYSNHKISNLSFDFCCRPKRGDEIVGFINSSNVVIHNKLCHKAEKLLNEKKAMVFVKWNSKSSKNYKIIFTLDNKKGALAEFLTSLSRMQANLISINLSDSNTNNDFFEAKIEFPENAKINLIKERLLSTYKIIEFASLNDAYNQ
- a CDS encoding FtsX-like permease family protein, with amino-acid sequence MKFFRTHLGLIFPIFFMMFAFECILIVNQSVRSYEQAFNQDYNIIIASTKELSKENLSSTVPQIFSLKQIEVKDLLKKLQNDISASNFEALEKSLPKFYSIKLDYLPNQDELDLIKTKLSTSPNITKVEVFAKTYDNVYTLLDLIKSILWIFLFIIIILSLVLFLKQMRLWLYEHKQRIEIMCLFGAPFWFRSLILYKIVLFDCIISALFLFVFFEYVCSLDFIKDVLLSINVQSADINFLLHISIIFTATVFVSLLCVNSVMFRVKK